The genomic interval TCTCTGCTGCAGAGCGCTCTGGCGCGCGAGGAAAGCCGCGGCGCGCACTTTCGCAGCGACTACCCCGAACGCGACGACGCAAAGTTCCGCCGCACCAGCGCGGCGCGCTTCGACGGCGCGCGCGTCGCCGTGACGTTCGAGGACGTCGGAAAGGAGAGTGAGCAGCCGTGAACTTCGTCATCCGCGTCAAACGCGCCGCCGGCCCCGCCGCGCCCGCCGTCTGGCAGGAATTCGCCTACGAAGGCCACGAATCCGACTCCGTCGCCGCCGCGCTGCGCGAACTGAACGCGCGCACGCCGCTGACCGACCTGGAAGGCCGCGAAGCGCCGCCCGTCCGCTGGGAATGCGGCTGCGCCTGCGGCAAGTGCGGCGCCTGCGCCATGCGCGTCAACGGCCTGCCGACGCTGGCCTGCAAAGCCTTTCTCGGCCCGCTGGGACAAACGGTCACGCTCGAGCCGTTGAGCAAGTTCCCGCTCGTCGCCGATCTCGTCGTCGACCGCGGCGTCATCTTCGAACAACTGAAAAA from Pyramidobacter piscolens W5455 carries:
- a CDS encoding 2Fe-2S iron-sulfur cluster-binding protein; amino-acid sequence: MNFVIRVKRAAGPAAPAVWQEFAYEGHESDSVAAALRELNARTPLTDLEGREAPPVRWECGCACGKCGACAMRVNGLPTLACKAFLGPLGQTVTLEPLSKFPLVADLVVDRGVIFEQLKKIHLWLSGAAVTREKTHELRFQSSRCLMCGCCLEICPNFRAGGGFAGALAAVGAYRMFNQESDEAHRAEAAKRYVASYYSGCGTSLACRAICPAGIPVDELISRSNAAAVWRRRS